The genomic region CACTAGTTAAAATAGGTTGGGTACCCCTGAAATAGAAGGTTAGGGGTCTGTTGACACACAGACATACTGGTGGGCTGATTATTATGTGGTTATGTCTTAGGGCCCATGTCCATGCCCTGTTATGCCCCATGCTAAGCCTCCATTTATGCCCCCTGCAGCTTCAATGGCAGATACAATCTGGAAGGTTCAGAAGCCATTCAATGTCAATGTGCAAATGAAGGGAAGAGTCTGACTGGGCTGTTACTGGGGGAGACTGGGCCAAAGCTTTGTGACTCCTGAGTTGACATGTCTGCAACATCCCCGTTGGAAGGCTACACTTGACCTCCTCTAGTTTTTTGCCTCCaaatattggttaaaaaaaggacaaaatcCTCGTCGAGCCCTCGCTTGCGACCTCTGTAGCTTCTCAATTAGCATTTCATTAAAGCGTCAGCTTTTTAACTGTAGACACATTTCAGCCGCACCAGATCTGCTGTTTATTGACAGTTGGTGAAGAGGAGATTTCACTTGTTCCTCCTGTTAAACGGCATCTAATTAGTAATTACTATTTGACTGTCATCTCTGTGAAACAATCCCACTGCACATTGGCTCATTAACCTTTTGCTGTCTGTGATTCGGCCTGCCAGCCAAGAGGAAGATTGTGAGAAAAACACCCAATGTTTGGCTGCTGCTCCTCATGGGCCACAGTGGGGGAAGGAGTGGTGTGAAGATGGTGGGTACGGTGGCACTGCCAGGGGGAAGGAGAAAGGCTTTGGGTTCTGTACAGTTAAAGTTCCATTATGGTCAGACAGCTGGGCTAAAGCAATGAGGTGCCAATAAGTCATCCTCTGCCCTGTCCTGATCTCCTGCTCTGGGAAGCATAGGAACACCTGAAGGATATTAACTCAACACTGGCAACACGTTTGTATGTGTGACTACTTGTGTAATCCTGGTTCACATTCTGGCTCCAGTAATAGTGGCTACTCCCCTTGTAACTAGTGCCCACTTCTGCCTAACATACCCCACAAAACCCAGGGAGGGTAATTCATCCCTTTGCTCAATAGGCCCAGATCATCTTCTCAGATTTTCCTTGGTGCCTCCCCCTATGGCCAGGGCATTTATTCCCCTCTCATGTCAGGGCAAGTTTAACTGGAATCAATCAACTTCTGCATCACATGACTATGCTGGGTTTGCCTTCAAATGTTCCCATTGCTTATTTAGGTTTCCATTCAAGTAACATTTCTTTCATTAATTCTCATGTTTTACTGATAAATTCTGAATTCTGAGTTAGGGACCGAGGCGGGAGATGCACAAGGGAGTGAGGGACCGAGGAGGGAGATGAACAAGGGAGTTAGGGACCGAGACGGGAGATGCACAAGGAAGTTAAGGACAAAAACAATAGATATTGACGGTACATGGGGCAGAGGTGATAGAGATGGGGCAcgggaaaaaaactgtttattcatGGGGAAGAAGGGAGAGCAGATGGGTAACAGAGAAGTCATACACATGACAAGAAGATAGATGGTGATACACAACACATAAGGTAGTTGTAGGGAATACTAAAGACAGAGGTGATAGAGGAGGGAATACTGAGGGCAGAATGATGGAGGCAGAAGATACTTGGGGCAGAGGGGATAGGGGCAGGGGAAATACAAGGCAGAAAGACTAAGGCCAAAAGAAGGAGGACACACAATGACTAGGGTGGATGAATGATTAGATAAATAAGGCACAGAGAAATAACACTTGTTTTGTTCTTGGATCAGTACTTTTCTCTCCCATACAGCATTCTCCTTAATTCCCAAATGTTGTTATTAATCATCTCACTAATCATTAAATCAGCAGTGGCCACATGACCTCAGACTGGCGTAATGGAGCCAACACAGACGGTAAGTAATGAGCAAACGGTACATTTCTGAGACACGAAAAATAAACGACTACTTGCATCTGGGCACTTGGCATCACTCATGGATCTGAGGGAGCTCAGGGCTGGCGGCCACTTAATTCTTGGCGCCTCACACTGGGGAATGATGGGTTTTGGGTTGCTATCAGTTTTTAAGAGAAAAATGTCGCTTAATAAGTGAACAATTTCAATGTGGCAAACAGAGAGGGCCTGTAAGACCTCAGTCAGTGAAGGTGTAGGCAACAGTTAGGCAACTCCAGCCCTCAACAATAAATATTGGCCCTCAAAAGGACAAGCAAGAAGAACAGCAAATGCTTTGTACCTAAATCTAACAACTCCAGTCACAAGGCCTCACAAGGGGACCAACACTCTAAATATAGTGCAGCCAATGATAAGCCAAGAGTCCTGTATGAGTTGAATCTCATTATCCAATCCAATATGTATAACACGTGCTGAACTTGATGCATTTAGTGGTTCAAAAGCCGACAAAGTGGTCCATACGCTTAGTAGAGAGACGCTGTATTTTGTATTGGACAGGAGCCATTCTTTGTTTCTGTTTTACCTGCCCAATCTCTACTCCAGGCGGATGTGTCTTTGTGCATTTGTTTGTATGGGTCTGGATGCTGGGAGATTGAGATACAGAGGCTGGAGTGTGTCCAACATGTGAGTTGTGTCTATTTATCCAAATCAGCTGATAGTGGACAACCTTGGACTGATCTGAACCATGAGAGTGCCTGTAAGCCTGCTGAGGAAATAAAGGGATTACTACTAGCATTTTAAAGGCCAATTTAGGCCCAGGGCAAATGGAGAGTATAACAGGCCACTCAGCCACATTCGGGCAATACCCATGGACAATATGACTCAGGCCTTACAAAAGTGTCAGTTTTATTATGCACTTCCAGCTTACTGCAATATAATGAATCACACTCAgcaaatccatggcaaccaatcagatgtttccagATTCCATTCCTTTGCcttcagctggctgaaaaaaaacctATTCACGGATTGGTTGCTCAGCCCATGAGTAAGTACCTCGGGAGTACGAAATGCGTAGGGCCCATGGAAATTCATGAATACTTTTAACTTTGATCAATAAAGACCTATTTTTTTACGTATTCTTTTGGTCCTGTCGATTCCTCCGAGTGCCGGATAGCCGTGTTTTCTTGCTGTATGTGCAACGATTGTGCCCCTCTCAGCATGATGCCTGGTGGCAGGTTGATGGACTGTAGCAACACATGTAACACACATGTAATGTAACACACACATTAATTGACAAGAACAGCAGAGCAAACTCTTAGTAGTCACTAACCTCTGACATATGTGGGAAGAGACTGATGGCTAAAGGAAGAGCCAGTCCAAAGGCACACGAGGCTATACACGGGGAGGAGCAGTCTTGGGTATGAGCGCAGCAGAGATGTCCTGCAAGAGACAGGGTGAGATATGGGGCCAATAGAGTAGATGTTCTACCATTATGAGAGTGGACTTTCATTCTGGCTGTTTGTTGCTTCTAACAATACATTTCCAGCTTTTCCCCCCCATTAGGATCTTAAATGAGTaaatccctattttttttttttattttttttttttcctattcctATTTTATGCCAAGCACCCAAGTAAAATGTTTTTGGCATTGCCGTTGTGTTCCTCAGTGAGACGGGCCTCCTCCTGCATTTCACGCATTATTATTATAAGCAGGTGTTACATGCGCTCAGTTTTTGTTTCCTTCTACATTCATTACCAGCCCAGGTTACAAACTGTCACTGTACAAACATACACAACAGCAACCAGGTGATTTCTTTCCTTCCGGAATCCGACAAACGACAGATTTTAAGAGAAGGCCTGACagtgtaattagatgttactgggccccacggtAAATCCATTTTAGGGCCCAAACATATCTACAGGTTGTCTTTTTTTACCAagatatgttgaaattgctcattaattagggcctcatgggaccccctatacctgcttcctctgtagttacccccctgtcTGACAGGCTCTTTAATGGATGAAGGACATCTCCCCAAAGACCTGACTTTGGCTAAATCTCATCCCCTGATGGTTTGAGCTATAAATTCCAGCATTGGCTACTCATCTGATAAACTGAGTCCTTCCATAATGGCACACAGAGTGAACGATACTGATCAACAAACTCCGGGTCACCGGATCAGAAATTTTTGGGGTCCTATAAAACTTAACAGTTCCAGAAATTCTAGGGCCACCCAGTCCTTATTTATCCAAGTCTGACTCTCCAACCTCTCCCTATTTTTTTGATTAACCGTCACTTTCCTCCCTTTCTCTTTCTTGCAGAAGGCACCCCCTTATTTCATGATTGCACCTCCTCGCTTCTGCTGACCCCCTTCCTTTATTTTCCCTACACTATTTTCCTTCTCATTCACTCCGCTACATGGACATATGGGGCTGGTGCAGGGGTCCATGTTGCTTTGTAACTGGGGCCAAATGTAATGATAAAAATGGTAATTGCCATCCAGGCTTCCCACTGGGCCTACAGTTGGCTGGGCCCCCCTAGAGCACTTGTAGCACCCCCACCCCAATGGCGGCCCTAAGCACATTCCCATCTCACACATCTGGCGCTATATAAAAGCAAAGTCATCAGTTTAATAGCAGGGAAGCTGGTCCCTTTCTTTCCCCCCAAATCTTGGCACGTACCCATCCCCTTTTATCAGGCGTTAAAATGCCTTGGGTGACTTGTAAAGAAGACAGAACCCAACAGATCATTTCTGTCTGCCTTCCCCCACCATCAATAGCCCAATGGCTAATTAAGAGTCACTGCTCATTAGTTGGAGGgaagaagttttggttgcactgTGTCTGTTGTCTATGGGTCTGAACGTGAGCGGCACATAATGACTTCAGCAAGTGCACAGACACATGAGCCCTGAGGCTGCGACTTACAACAGACTCAGTCTCCCCGACTTTGTTTAACAAAACTTCAATGTGATCCAGAGATTAGGAAGTGTGGGGACAACTATACGGGGAGTCGCAAGAGGGAAAGCCTGTCAGTGACGTGATACATCGCTTCTTCCATGAATGGACCACATTGTCAGCTTTAATGATGGGTCTCATTCTTTTATTTTACTCACAGGTACAAAACATTAAAGTGCTCAGGAGCAGATTACTATGACTCTATCCCAACCCCTTCCCTCCATCATTGTGACAAGCTGTGACTTTCTGCTGATCAGTGTCTGGCCTTCTACTCTTCACTCACTTGCACTCCAGGCTGTTATACACCAAtaatctaccccctactgtaaatgataaggatattagaagtcactgaggggttgttctgtgaccatataaaggcacaaggctgcaggctgagttatacagggaactctgagtatcactcatgtattataagggataatgtaccccctactgtaaatgataaggatattagaagtcactgaggggttgttctgtgaccatataaaggcacaaggctgcaggctgagttatacagggaactctgagtatcactcatgtattataagggataatgtaccccctactgtaaatgataaggatattagaagtcactgaggggttgttctgtgaccatataaaggcacaaggctgcaggctgagttatacagggaactctgagtatcactcatgtattataagggataatgtaccccctactgtaaatgataaggatattagaagtcactgaggggttgttctgtgaccatataaaggcacaaggctgcaggctgagttatacagggaactctgagtatcactcatgtattataagggataatgtaccccctactgtaaatgataaggatattagaagtcactgaggggttgttctgtgaccatataaaggcacaaggctgcaggctgagttatacagggaactctgagtatcactcatgtattataagggataatgtaccccctactgtaaatgataaggatattagaagtcactgaggactATTACTAACTCGTAGACCGGGTGCCCAAAAGGAAGAttgagatctaccagtagaccttt from Xenopus laevis strain J_2021 chromosome 1S, Xenopus_laevis_v10.1, whole genome shotgun sequence harbors:
- the LOC108706474 gene encoding sideroflexin-5-like isoform X3 codes for the protein MALLETALRRVVLPMSILVLPSLCLHLKRHLCCAHTQDCSSPCIASCAFGLALPLAISLFPHMSESINLPPGIMLRGAQSLHIQQENTAIRHSEESTGPKEYVKK
- the LOC108706474 gene encoding uncharacterized protein LOC108706474 isoform X4, which produces MSALEKTSLLRSYPRLLLPVYSLVCLWTGSSFSHQSLPTYVRVHQPATRHHAERGTIVAHTARKHGYPALGGIDRTKRIRKKID
- the LOC108706474 gene encoding uncharacterized protein LOC108706474 isoform X1, yielding MTECMWPAPASLNLLFFSCSQALLETALRRVVLPMSILVLPSLCLHLKRHLCCAHTQDCSSPCIASCAFGLALPLAISLFPHMSESINLPPGIMLRGAQSLHIQQENTAIRHSEESTGPKEYVKK